ACTTTTAAGATCTTCAAGTATGAAGTTTTCCTGTCCTTTAATTTCCCGGTTGCCTTTTTTGACTAAATACAAAAACAGTTCTCTGGGTCTCAAAAAGTATCCTAGCTGCTCTACACAGGCATGTTCTACTGCTTTTAAAACATCCCTATCTTTTTGGGTGTTTCCCCCAATTCCAGAAAATTTATAGTTCTCTCTAGAAAGAAGTTTATCGTTTATAAAGCGTTCAAGTTTTTCAGAAAGGTATTTGTAAAAAATAAAGCCTAGAATATAATTTTTATATTCATCCGCATTCATTTTTCCTCGAAGAACATTGGCAACTGCCCAAAGTTGTTTCTCTAAATTTCTTTTATCCTCAACAAGCATGAGCTTATTTTATCACTTCTCCAACTTCACAGTGTTACAATGATTTATGAACCTTTCAGCTCTTGTTATCGCAATCACAATAACTTTTAGCCCGTTTGCTGGGTTTATCGCTTATGTAGTTTCTCTTGATGAATATCAGCATCATTTTGCAAGTAAAAGCGCAGCAAGAAAGCAAGCTTTGCAAACAGCAATTTTCACTTCTGCAGTCTTTTTAATTCTTGGAGTTATTCTTAGTGTTTATTTTGGTCACTAATTCTTGTTTTTGAACCTTCAAAATATTTCTCGTCAATTTCTATTCCAATTCCTTTTCTTAATAATTGTTTACACGCCATAAGCGTCGTCCCGCTTCCCAAAAACGGATCTAAAACAATATCATTTGTTTCGCTAAACATTTTTATTAGTCTTCTTGGAATCTCAACTGGAAAAGCTGCAGGGTGGTTTACTCTTTTTGGATTTTCGCCGCTAAATTTCCAAATTTCATTTACATAATCTCTAAATTCTTTTTTTACAGAAATCCATTCATCTTTGTAAAAAATCAAAATTAACTCTATATTTTTAGAAAACGCCATTGCATAAAACTTTTTTTGTTTGCTACTAGTCATGAGCGAAGTCGAATGATCCCAAACAATTGTTCCTTTATATTTAAAACCAGTTCTTTTTGCAAGAATTGTTAAGTCAGCGGCCAAACTTCTTTTTCCGTTCTTTCCTGTGTCAATTGGCACATTAATGCAAATTCGTCCGTTACTTTTTAAAATGTCAAAACTTTTTCCTAACCACTTTTTTGTAAATTCAAGATATTCTTTATAAGTTTTGTTATCGTTATAAATTCCATAATCTATTCCAATATTGTAAGGAGGGGAAGTGATTATTAAATCAACCGAACTTTCGGATAGATTAAAGTTTAAAAAATTGCAATTGTGAACTATAATATCTTGTATGCGAAAACTTTTAATTGCCATTTTAATTTTTATCCCTTTAGTTATCTTTGGTATTTTAATACTTAAAAACAAAAATACTAATCCGCAAAAATCAAATGCTCAAATTCCATCCCCTACTCCAGTTGCTCAAAATAATTCTGCAGAAATAAATAATTACACTTTTTCCTGGTACCAAATAATAAACATAAATAATTTAAAATTAATTCCCAATTTTTCTCAAAAGCTTTCTTCCAAAGATGTAATAGATCAAAATAGTTGTATGTTTTTAGCAAACGGTCCGTTTTATGGTACAAACAATCAACCTCTTGGATTAATTATTACAAATGGAAATACAATTTCAGATTATGAAAATAACAATTTATTAAATGGTGTTTTGTCAGTTAATGATTTCGCAACTCCAAGAATTACCCAAAATTTACCACAAGACCATTTACAAATTGCAGTCCAAACAGGTCCAATAATTAAAGAAAATAATTCTTACGACAGCTTACAAATTACAAATGATAAAAATTCTCGAAGAGTTTTGGCAGCTGTTGACGGCAACAATAATTTATATTTTTTAGTTATTTATGACAAGGATTCAGAATTTTCAGGTCCGTTTTTAAACGATGTTCCAAGTTTATTAAATCAATTTGAACAAAAAGAAAATATTAATTTTGCAGATATTATCAATTTAGATGGAGGTTCTGCGTCTGTCTTTATCACAAGAAATTTTGATTTAACAGAGTTTAATCCGGTCGGAGCATTCTTTTGCCAATCTTAGAGGAGTTTATTTGCCTCTCCGTAACATTTTCCAAAACTGCATCAGGATTATCCATTGGTTTATCAAACGCCCAAAATCCTAAATTAATTAATATTTCTTTTACAAAATTTAATCTTAATTGTTTTAAATTTTTAGAAAATTCCAATTCTTGAAAATATTTATTTAAAATTTCGTAAATCTCAAAATGTTTTTCAGCTTCCTGTGTTGTTTTACTAATTACTTCACAAAAATAATAAGCAACAGTTAATTTTTTTAAATCTTTTCTAATATTTTCAAAACTTTCCAAAATTTCAATTTCGCTTAAAATATCAAATGAGTTTTTACTTTCAATTGCAGAAAATTTTATTTTATTAAATATCTCAATTCCGCCGCGCTTTCTGCTTGTTAGTTTCCGCGATCCTTTTGCAATAACCACAATTTTCCCTTGAGTCTTCGTAAATAAAGTTAAAATTCTATCCGCCTCTTTGAAGCTGCGTCTTCCTATCACAAACCCTTCCGAAGAATATGTCTTGTAATTCATGAAGCTATTGTAACAAGCTGACGAATGTTTGGAAATTCTGGCGTCTTAGCATTTGGATTACCAACTGCTGTAAACCTTTTATTCCCTTCTTCCAATCTTTTATTATTAA
The Patescibacteria group bacterium genome window above contains:
- a CDS encoding site-specific DNA-methyltransferase; its protein translation is MAIKSFRIQDIIVHNCNFLNFNLSESSVDLIITSPPYNIGIDYGIYNDNKTYKEYLEFTKKWLGKSFDILKSNGRICINVPIDTGKNGKRSLAADLTILAKRTGFKYKGTIVWDHSTSLMTSSKQKKFYAMAFSKNIELILIFYKDEWISVKKEFRDYVNEIWKFSGENPKRVNHPAAFPVEIPRRLIKMFSETNDIVLDPFLGSGTTLMACKQLLRKGIGIEIDEKYFEGSKTRISDQNKH
- a CDS encoding phosphodiester glycosidase family protein; the protein is MRKLLIAILIFIPLVIFGILILKNKNTNPQKSNAQIPSPTPVAQNNSAEINNYTFSWYQIININNLKLIPNFSQKLSSKDVIDQNSCMFLANGPFYGTNNQPLGLIITNGNTISDYENNNLLNGVLSVNDFATPRITQNLPQDHLQIAVQTGPIIKENNSYDSLQITNDKNSRRVLAAVDGNNNLYFLVIYDKDSEFSGPFLNDVPSLLNQFEQKENINFADIINLDGGSASVFITRNFDLTEFNPVGAFFCQS
- the recO gene encoding DNA repair protein RecO, translated to MNYKTYSSEGFVIGRRSFKEADRILTLFTKTQGKIVVIAKGSRKLTSRKRGGIEIFNKIKFSAIESKNSFDILSEIEILESFENIRKDLKKLTVAYYFCEVISKTTQEAEKHFEIYEILNKYFQELEFSKNLKQLRLNFVKEILINLGFWAFDKPMDNPDAVLENVTERQINSSKIGKRMLRPD